CGCCCTCCGCCCCGGTGGGGGGAGCACACGGCGGAGGTGCTGGCCGAGATCGGGTACAGCGCGGAGGAGATCAAGCAGTTCCTCATGTAGAGGGCGCGGCCCCCGTGGTGGGGGCCGCGCCGTACATACGACCCGGGGTCGTCAGTCCAGCGCCCAGCGCAGTGGGGTGCCCTCCAGCGAGATCTCCCCGATCTGTCCGTCCTCCGTCCGCACCCAGAGGCGCCAGGCGTCCGCGTACCAGCCCAGGGCCGGCACGTCCGACCGGGGGCGGTACGGGACGAGCCGGGTCCCGTTGGGGAGGCAGGCCTCACCCGTGCCGAACTCGCGGGGGATGAGGGGGAGGCAACCCTCCACCCCGGCGACGACCAGCGGGAATTCGGGGATGGGGCCCGCCTGCACCTGGACGGCCGTCTCCATCGGCGGCCGCTCCTCGCACATTCCGCCGCCGGGCTTGGGCGGCAGGACGAACCGCAGCACCGCGCTGTCCCGGCCCCACGGGTTCACGTGCCCGTACGGTGTGACGAACCCCTCCAGCGTGATGCCCATCTGGTCCGTGCCCGCCCCGTCGGAGACGGCGATGCGCCCCAGGGCGAACAGGTCCGGGTCATCCGGCGCAGGCTGCGGTTCACCCTTCCAGTCCTGACCGGAAAACGCCGGGAGGGCCCGCAGTTCACCGGCCGGCGTGAGGAGGCGGTATCCATCCGACGAATGCACCACCAGCCCGGAGCCGTCGCTCAGCCAGCGGGCGCCCCCGCTGCCCACCGCGGGGAAGCACGTGGTGACGCCGAACGCCCGGAGCCCGGGCTCCAGCGTCCAGGCGTCCGCCACCACCGTCACGGGGGCCAGCCGGTCCACCGGCCACTCCACCCAGGTCATCCACCGCCCGTCGGGCGAGAAGGTGAGGGGATAACCCGGCGCCCTCAGGTCGGCGATCACCGTACCGTCCCAGTCCAGCCGGACCAGCCGGTGCGGCTGCGCGGCGGGCGGCGCCTGATCGTCCGGGATCTCCACAGCGACCTGCAGCAGGTCGTCGAAGGGCGCCATCGCCGGCCAGGCGTCGGGGCCGAGCTGCAGGTCGGCCAGCGTCACGGCGGCGCCGCTCTCCAGGTCAAGCGCGATGACCTCGCCCCGGGACAGGAGGATGGCCGCCCGGCGGCCGTCGGGCGCCAGGACGGCGGAGCGCACGGGATCCGCCAGGACGAAGGTGTGCCGCACCCGCAGGTCCGGCCCGGTCCAGATCAGGCGGCCGGTCTCGTCCCGGAAGCCGTCCGGCTCCTCCGCCAGCTCCGCGAACAGGAACCCCTGCTCGGCGGCCAGCAGGAGTCGGTAGCGGGACGCGTCCCACCGCCACATGGCGCCGGTCTGCCGGTCGACGATGTACCCGTCGTCCTCCTGATACGCCGTGCCGATGAGGAACCGGTTGTCGTCGGTGACCTGCCCGAAGAAGTAGGTCCAGTCATCCTCCGGCGGCGGCAGCCAGCCCTCACCCTGGCCGGTGGCGGTGTCGAGCAGGTAGATCCCCGGCCGGTCGATGGTGTCGCCGGCGGCGAACGCGATGCGGACCAGCCCGTCCGTCACCTGCTCCGCCAGGACGGCGGGTAAAGCGCCCGGCGCGGTGTCTCCGGCCGGTGCCCCCGAACCGGCGGGGGCGCTGCCCGCGTCCGTCTCCCCGGCAGGCGAGCCGGCTCCCGCGCTGCAGGCGGAAAGCAGCGCAGCCAGCACCAGCGCTGCGATGGGCCACTTCCGTACCCTCAGCATGATTCCAACCTCCCCCGCCCCCGCCGGTGCGGCCCATCCGCATCGGGCCTGCGCTTCCAGGCGCGGGGGCGTTCCTCTACCGGGATAAACGCCGCCGACGCCGGAAGGTAACGCGCCTCTGCTCCAGCCCCCTTGATTTCGCGGGCCCCCGGTGGTATGTTCAACGAAGGACATGCTGCTTTAACCCAGTCCCGTGAGGCTGGTAAGGAGCACCATACTGGACCGCAGGCCCTGACGCGCGCGGCCCTTGCCGCGCCTGGGCGCAGTGTGAGACAGTAGACCTCCTTGCCGGTGACGGGCGAGGAGGTTTTTTCATGCCCATGAGGAGGTGGCTCCGTGACCAAGCCTGAGCCCAAGGCGATCCTGATGGACGCCAACCAGATGCGGAGGGCGCTGTCCCGCATCGCCCACGAGATCATCGAGCGGAACAAGGGGACGGAACACGTGGCCCTGGTGGGCATCCGCCGCCGGGGCATCCCCCTGGCGCAGCGGCTGGCCGAGCGGCTGAAGGAGTTCGAAGGCCGGGACGTGCCCGTAGGCAGCCTGGACATCACCCTGTACCGGGACGACCTGACGGAGCTGGGCACCCTGCCGGTGGTCCACAAGAGCGAGGTCAACTTCACGCTGCCCGGCCGGGTGGTGGTGCTGGTCGACGACGTGATCTACACCGGCCGCACGGTCCGGGCGGCCCTGGACGCGCTGCTGGACATCGGCCGGCCGTCCGCCATCCAGCTCGCGGTCCTGGTGGACCGCGGCCATCGGGAGCTGCCCATCCGGCCTGACTACGTCGGCAAGAACGTGCCCACTTCCCGCCGGGAGCGGGTGGAGGTCAACGTGGTGGAGATCGACGGCGAGGATTACGTCGCCCTCTTCGACAACGAGGGGTAGGGTTGCGGCATGGCCAGGCTGAAGCGGAAGGACATCCTGGGGCTCCGGGACATGACGGTCGAGGAGATCGACCTGATCCTGGATACGGCAGAGGCCCTGAAGGATCTGGCCACCCGGCCGATCAAGAAGGTGCCGACCCTGCGGGGCAAGGCGCTCGCGACCCTGTTCTACGAGCCCTCCACCCGCACCGCCAAGTCGTTCGAGCTGGCGGGCAAGTACCTGGGGGCAGATGTCATCACCATCTCCGCGTCCACCAGCTCGGTCCAGAAGGGCGAGACCCTGAAGGACACGGCCCGCAACCTGGAGGCCATGGGCATCGACGCCGTGGTGCTGCGCCACAGCATGGGCGGCGCGCCCCACCTGCTCGCCCGGGCGCTGCGGGCCTCGGTCATCAACGCCGGCGACGGCCTGCACGAGCACCCGACGCAGGGGCTATTGGACATGCTCACCATCCGGCAGCGGAAGGGCCGCTTCAAGGGACTCAAGGTCGCCATCATCGGCGACTCGTACCACAGCCGGGTCGCCCGGTCCGACATCTTCGCCCTGACCAAGTACGGCGCCGAGGTCTGGCTGGCCGGCCCCTCCACGCTCCTGGCACGCGGCTTCGAGGAGTGGGGCGTCCGCACCACCACCCGGGTGGAGGAGGCGCTGGAGGGGGCGGACGTGGTGATCGTCCTCCGCCTGCAGCTGGAGCGGCAGCAGAAGGGGCTCTTCCCCACCGTGGCCGAGTACCACCGGTTCTGGGGCGTCACGCCGGAGCGGCTGCGGCTGGCCAGGCCCGATGCGCTGCTCATGCATCCCGGCCCGCTCAACCGGGGGGTCGAGATCAGCACGGCGGTGGCGGACGGCCCGCAGTCGGCGATCCTGGAGCAGGTGACCAACGGCGTGGCGGTGCGCATGGCCCTTCTCTACCTGCTGCTGGGAGGGGGGGAGGCGGCGTGAGCAGTCTGCTGATCCGCGGCGGCCGGCTCCTGGACCCCGCCAACGGGGTGGACCGGGTGGCCGACGTGCTGGTGGCGGACGGGCGGATCCGGGCCATCGGGGAGGGGCTGCCGGTCCCGCCGGGCGCGACGGTGATCGAGGCGTCGGGCAAGGTGGTGGCGCCGGGGTTCATCGACGTCCACGTACACCTGCGGGTGCCGGGCCAGGAGTATAAGGAAGACATGCGGACCGGGACCGCGGCCGCGGTGCGGGGCGGGTTCGTCGGCGTCGTCTGCATGCCCAACACCCGCCCCGTCATCGACAGCGCACCTCTGGTCGCGCACGTGCTGGACCTGGCGGGCCGGGAGGGGCTCTGCCGCGTGTGGCCCGCCGGCGCCATCACCAAGGGGTCGCAGGGCGAGGAGCTGGCCGAGATCGGCGAGATGGCCCGGGCGGGCGCCGTCGCCGTCACCGACGACGGCAAGCCCGTGGACCGGGCGGAGACGATGCGCCAGGCGATGATCTACGCCCGGCAGTTCGACCTGCCGGTGATGGACCACTGCGAAGACCGGTCGCTCTCTGCCGGCGGCGCCATGCACGAGGGGCGGGTGTCCTCCCTGCTGGGCCTGAAGGGGATTCCCGCCGCCGCCGAGGAGGTGCACGTCGCCCGTGACATCCTGCTGGCGCTGGAGACCGGCGCCCGGGTTCACCTGCAGCACCTGTCCAGCCGCCGGTCGGTGGAGCTGGTCCGCTGGGGCAAGGCGCAGGGCGCCCGGGTGACGGCGGAGGCCACGCCCCACCACTTCACCCTCACGGACCAGGCGGTGGCCGACATGGCCTACTCCCCCAACACCAAGATGAACCCGCCCCTCCGGGAGGAGGCGGACCGGCAGGCCATCCTGGAGGGGCTGGCCGACGGGACCATCGACGTGATCGCCACCGATCACGCCCCGCATCACGTGGATGAGAAGGATGTGGAGTACCCGCTGGCGGCCTTCGGCATCACCGGGCTGGAGACGGCGGTGGGCCTGGCCCTGGACCGACTGGTGCGCCCGGGCCTGATCCGGCTGGAGCAACTGATCCTCATGCTGTCCACCCGCCCCGCCCGGCTGATCAACCGGACCCCGCCCGCGCTCCGGGAGGGGGCTGAGGCCGATATCACGGTGCTGGACCTGGATCGCACCTGGACGGTGAGCGCAGACGAGATGGCCTCCAAGTCCCGCAACTCGCCCTTCATCGGGTGGACGCTCACCGGCGCCCCCTACGCCACCGTGGTGGGCGGCCGGCTGCGGATGCTGGAGATGAAGGTGATCGCCGGATGAAGCCGCCCGACAAGGCCCATCGGCGCGCACAGGTCCAGGCCGCGTGGGTCAGGGAGGCCGGGCGGGTGCTGGCCCACGAGGGCGACGGCGAGATCTGCCGGCTGACGCTCCACGCCCCGGAGATCGCCCGCCGGGCGGCCCCCGGGCAGTTCGTGCAGGTCCATCCCGTGCCCGTGGCACTGCGGCCGTCGGCCCCTGCAATCGATCCGCTGCTGCGGCGGCCGTTCTCGCTCTGCGAGATCCGGCCCGAGGAGGGGGAGATCACCCTGATCTACCGGGTGGTGGGGCGGGGGACCCGGGTGCTGTCGTCGGTCCCGGCCGGCGCGGAACTGGATCTGCTGGGCCCCCTGGGCCGCTCCTTCCCCGACCCGCGGGCCGGACGGGGGCTCCTGGTGCTGGTCGGCGGCGGCCTGGGCATCCCGCCCATGGCGGCCGCGGCCCGCTGGGCGGCCCAGGCCCGGCGCGACGCCGTGGCGATCCTGGGTGCCCGGACCGCCCGCTACCTGGCCGGCGCCCGGGAGGTGGCGGCCAGCGGGATGCCCGTGGTCACGGTGACCGACGACGGGTCGGCGGGGCAGCAGGGCATCGTCACGGAGCCCCTGGACCGGATGCTTCGCCATGGCGCGGCCGCAGCAGCAGGCCGGCCGGGCGCGGCCAACCCGGTCGGCGAGGTCTGGGCGTGCGGCCCCGAGCCGATGCTGGCGGCGGTGAAGGAGCTGTGCACCGCAGCCGGCGTCCCGTGCTTCGTCTCGGTGGAGCGGTTCATGGGGTGCGGCTTCGGCGCCTGCCTCGGCTGCACGGTGCCCCGGGCCGGCGGGGGCTACCTGAAGACGTGTCAGGACGGGCCCGTCTTCCCCGCGGAGGAGGTGGTCCTCGGTGGCTTCTGATCAGCCTGACCTGGCCGTCCAACTGTTCGGCCGGACCTTCCGTACCCCCGTCTGGGCCGCATCCGGCTGCTTCGGTTACGGTCGGGAGTTCGCCGGCGTGTTGGACCTCTCCCGGGTCGGTGCGATCTGCGTCAAGGGCACGTCCATCGAGCCCTGGACGGGCAACCCGGGGATCCGGGTGGTGGAGACGCCCGGCGGCATGCTAAACGCCATCGGCCTGCAGAATCCCGGGGTCGACCACTTCCTGACGGTGGACTGGCCGTGGCTGCAGGAGCAGGGGGCGACGGTGATCGTCAACATCGTCGGCCGGACGGTGGAGGAGTACGTCGCCGTGGCCAGGCGGCTCGAGGGGACAGGTGTGGCCGCGGTGGAGCTGAACATCTCCTGCCCCAACGTGAAGGAGGGGGGGATGGCCTTCGGGACCACCCCTGGGAGCGCGGCCGCGGTCACGGCCGCCGTGCGGAAGGCCACCACCCTGCCGCTCATCGTGAAGCTCTCCCCCAACGTCGCCGACGTCGTGGCGATCGCCCGGGCGGTGGAGGACGCCGGCGCCGACGGGCTGTCGGTGATCAACACCCTCCAGGGCATGTCCATCGACATCCGGCGCGGCAGGCCGCACCTGGGCAACGTCTTCGGCGGCCTGTCCGGCCCCGCGATCAAGCCCGTCGCCCTGCGGATGGTCTGGCAGGTGGCCGGGGCGGTGAAGGTGCCGGTGATCGGCGTCGGCGGCATCATGTCCGGCGAGGACGCCGCCGAGTTCCTGATGGCCGGGGCATCGGCCGTCCAGGTGGGCACCGCCTGCTTCATCGACCCGCGGGCGCCCCTCACGATCGCGGAGGAACTGGCCCGATTTATGGGAGAGCACGGGTTTCGGAACGTACGCGCGCTGGTGGGCGCCGCGCGGGGCTGACCCGCCGTACCCACCGAGCGGGGGATCCGAAGGTCTTGTGGCTGGTGACGGCAACGACGAAGGCCATGGAGGAGGACGGCCCATGACGCTTGGCTTGACCCCTGAGGAGGTGCTGGACATCCTGCGCGCCACCGGGGCCCTGCTGGAGGGCCACTTTCAGCTGACTTCGGGGCGCCACTCGGACCGCTTCTTCCTCATGCCGCACACGCTCCAGCACCCTCTGCAGACCGAGCGGCTGTGCCGCGCCCTGGCGGCACGGTTTCAGGAGGACGAAGTGGAAACCGTCGTGGGACCGGCGACGGGCGGCATC
The nucleotide sequence above comes from Symbiobacterium thermophilum IAM 14863. Encoded proteins:
- the pyrR gene encoding bifunctional pyr operon transcriptional regulator/uracil phosphoribosyltransferase PyrR encodes the protein MTKPEPKAILMDANQMRRALSRIAHEIIERNKGTEHVALVGIRRRGIPLAQRLAERLKEFEGRDVPVGSLDITLYRDDLTELGTLPVVHKSEVNFTLPGRVVVLVDDVIYTGRTVRAALDALLDIGRPSAIQLAVLVDRGHRELPIRPDYVGKNVPTSRRERVEVNVVEIDGEDYVALFDNEG
- a CDS encoding aspartate carbamoyltransferase catalytic subunit, translating into MARLKRKDILGLRDMTVEEIDLILDTAEALKDLATRPIKKVPTLRGKALATLFYEPSTRTAKSFELAGKYLGADVITISASTSSVQKGETLKDTARNLEAMGIDAVVLRHSMGGAPHLLARALRASVINAGDGLHEHPTQGLLDMLTIRQRKGRFKGLKVAIIGDSYHSRVARSDIFALTKYGAEVWLAGPSTLLARGFEEWGVRTTTRVEEALEGADVVIVLRLQLERQQKGLFPTVAEYHRFWGVTPERLRLARPDALLMHPGPLNRGVEISTAVADGPQSAILEQVTNGVAVRMALLYLLLGGGEAA
- a CDS encoding dihydroorotase gives rise to the protein MSSLLIRGGRLLDPANGVDRVADVLVADGRIRAIGEGLPVPPGATVIEASGKVVAPGFIDVHVHLRVPGQEYKEDMRTGTAAAVRGGFVGVVCMPNTRPVIDSAPLVAHVLDLAGREGLCRVWPAGAITKGSQGEELAEIGEMARAGAVAVTDDGKPVDRAETMRQAMIYARQFDLPVMDHCEDRSLSAGGAMHEGRVSSLLGLKGIPAAAEEVHVARDILLALETGARVHLQHLSSRRSVELVRWGKAQGARVTAEATPHHFTLTDQAVADMAYSPNTKMNPPLREEADRQAILEGLADGTIDVIATDHAPHHVDEKDVEYPLAAFGITGLETAVGLALDRLVRPGLIRLEQLILMLSTRPARLINRTPPALREGAEADITVLDLDRTWTVSADEMASKSRNSPFIGWTLTGAPYATVVGGRLRMLEMKVIAG
- a CDS encoding dihydroorotate dehydrogenase electron transfer subunit; amino-acid sequence: MKPPDKAHRRAQVQAAWVREAGRVLAHEGDGEICRLTLHAPEIARRAAPGQFVQVHPVPVALRPSAPAIDPLLRRPFSLCEIRPEEGEITLIYRVVGRGTRVLSSVPAGAELDLLGPLGRSFPDPRAGRGLLVLVGGGLGIPPMAAAARWAAQARRDAVAILGARTARYLAGAREVAASGMPVVTVTDDGSAGQQGIVTEPLDRMLRHGAAAAAGRPGAANPVGEVWACGPEPMLAAVKELCTAAGVPCFVSVERFMGCGFGACLGCTVPRAGGGYLKTCQDGPVFPAEEVVLGGF
- a CDS encoding dihydroorotate dehydrogenase; the encoded protein is MASDQPDLAVQLFGRTFRTPVWAASGCFGYGREFAGVLDLSRVGAICVKGTSIEPWTGNPGIRVVETPGGMLNAIGLQNPGVDHFLTVDWPWLQEQGATVIVNIVGRTVEEYVAVARRLEGTGVAAVELNISCPNVKEGGMAFGTTPGSAAAVTAAVRKATTLPLIVKLSPNVADVVAIARAVEDAGADGLSVINTLQGMSIDIRRGRPHLGNVFGGLSGPAIKPVALRMVWQVAGAVKVPVIGVGGIMSGEDAAEFLMAGASAVQVGTACFIDPRAPLTIAEELARFMGEHGFRNVRALVGAARG